The Niastella koreensis GR20-10 genome includes a window with the following:
- a CDS encoding glycoside hydrolase family 78 protein, whose amino-acid sequence MKPVIPFILLLLSLATRVNAQCVPVALHCEYLNNPLGIDAAHPRLTWQLKDDRKGALQTAYRVIVGTDLLAVSKGLGNCWHTDRVSSNGQLVVYQGRPLQPFTRYYYAVQVWDKDKKASPVSEVAWFETGMMNSTNWQGAWISDSRDINTKPAPYFRKEFQANKTIRSARAYIAVAGLYELYINGKKIGDHCLDPMYTRFDRRTLYLTHDITAQLQHGKNAIGVLLGNGWYNHQSTAVWYFHEAPWRNRPAFCMDVRITYEDGSVETVTTGKDWKTALSPVIFNSIYTGEQYDARLIQPGWSEADFKDDKWKEVILRAAPSTNIVAQMMQPIRMVDTIRAQTIRMFNDTNYVFDLGRNIAGVSSIRVNAPAGTVVRLKHGERLRPDGHVDQSNIDVHYRPVGTADPFGTDQYITSGAGPETFMPRFNYKGFQYIEVTSSAPVQLTKESVNGYFMHSDVPAVGSVTTSNSVINKIWQATNNSYLSNLYGYPTDCPQREKNGWTGDAHINVETGLYNFDGITIYEKWLADHRDEQQPNGVLPAIVPTSGWGYEWANGPDWTSTIAIIPWNIYLFYGDTLLLARCYNNIQRYVEHIKQLYPTGLTTWGLGDWVPVKSKSPVELTSSIYYFTDASILAKAAHILGHTADEEKYTALATTIKNAINAKYLNAVTGIYGSGTQTELSFPLFWKVVPDSLVTKVATNLASRVQADSNRLDVGLLGTKSILNALSENGHAELAYKLASRETFPSWGWWIMNGATTLYENWKIDAGSDISLNHIMFGEIGAWFYKALGGIKPDASQPGFKKIILQPYFISNLNHVDVKHESPYGTIVSSWKRTGDKITYHVVIPPNTTATLILNNKTRQLEAGTYTFEVK is encoded by the coding sequence ATGAAACCTGTTATCCCATTTATTCTCCTCTTATTATCATTGGCAACACGGGTTAACGCCCAGTGTGTACCGGTAGCGTTGCACTGTGAATACCTGAACAACCCATTAGGAATAGACGCGGCGCACCCGCGGTTAACCTGGCAATTGAAGGACGACCGCAAAGGCGCCTTGCAGACAGCGTACCGGGTTATTGTAGGTACCGACCTGTTGGCGGTAAGTAAGGGGTTGGGTAATTGCTGGCACACAGACCGCGTATCATCTAACGGACAACTGGTAGTTTACCAGGGCAGGCCCCTGCAGCCATTTACCAGGTATTATTATGCAGTACAGGTATGGGATAAGGATAAGAAGGCATCACCGGTATCGGAAGTAGCCTGGTTTGAAACCGGGATGATGAACAGCACCAACTGGCAGGGCGCCTGGATAAGCGACAGTCGCGACATCAACACCAAACCTGCTCCGTATTTCAGAAAGGAATTTCAGGCTAATAAAACAATCCGCTCTGCCCGTGCGTATATTGCCGTGGCTGGGTTGTATGAATTATACATCAATGGCAAAAAGATCGGCGATCATTGCCTGGACCCCATGTATACCCGGTTCGACCGGCGCACCCTGTACCTTACCCATGATATAACGGCGCAGCTTCAACACGGCAAAAACGCCATTGGCGTCTTACTGGGAAATGGCTGGTACAATCATCAGTCAACTGCTGTATGGTATTTTCATGAAGCACCCTGGCGCAACCGGCCCGCTTTCTGTATGGATGTGCGGATAACCTATGAAGATGGCAGCGTTGAAACTGTTACAACGGGGAAAGACTGGAAGACAGCCCTGAGCCCGGTGATCTTTAACAGTATCTATACCGGCGAACAGTACGATGCCCGGTTGATACAACCAGGCTGGAGCGAGGCAGATTTTAAGGATGACAAATGGAAAGAAGTGATCCTGCGTGCAGCGCCATCAACCAATATAGTGGCGCAGATGATGCAGCCGATCCGCATGGTTGACACCATCCGCGCTCAAACTATCCGGATGTTTAATGATACCAACTATGTGTTTGACCTCGGCCGCAATATTGCCGGGGTAAGCAGCATCCGGGTGAATGCACCGGCAGGAACAGTAGTGCGGTTAAAACATGGCGAGCGCTTACGGCCCGATGGGCATGTTGATCAATCGAACATAGATGTGCACTACCGCCCCGTAGGAACAGCCGATCCTTTTGGTACGGATCAATATATCACCAGTGGCGCGGGACCTGAAACCTTTATGCCGCGCTTTAACTATAAAGGATTTCAATATATAGAAGTGACCAGCAGCGCTCCGGTACAATTGACTAAAGAAAGCGTCAACGGTTATTTCATGCACAGTGATGTACCTGCAGTGGGCAGTGTAACAACGTCCAACTCCGTCATCAATAAGATCTGGCAGGCAACTAATAATTCATACCTCTCCAACCTGTACGGTTATCCTACCGATTGTCCGCAGCGGGAAAAGAACGGCTGGACAGGCGATGCACATATTAACGTGGAAACGGGGCTATACAATTTTGATGGCATAACCATCTATGAAAAATGGCTGGCCGATCACCGGGATGAACAGCAGCCCAATGGCGTGTTACCGGCCATCGTTCCCACCAGCGGCTGGGGGTATGAATGGGCCAATGGCCCCGACTGGACGAGCACCATCGCCATCATTCCCTGGAACATTTATTTATTCTACGGTGACACGCTGCTGTTAGCACGTTGTTACAACAACATCCAGCGCTATGTAGAACACATCAAACAGCTCTACCCAACCGGTTTAACCACCTGGGGATTGGGCGACTGGGTGCCGGTAAAATCAAAATCACCGGTTGAGCTTACCTCTTCCATCTACTATTTTACAGATGCTTCCATCCTGGCCAAAGCTGCCCACATTCTGGGACATACAGCCGACGAAGAAAAATATACGGCGCTGGCCACAACAATCAAAAACGCCATAAACGCCAAATACCTCAATGCGGTTACCGGCATCTATGGCAGCGGAACACAAACCGAATTAAGTTTTCCCTTATTCTGGAAGGTGGTACCCGATTCCCTGGTAACAAAGGTGGCCACCAATCTGGCCAGCCGCGTACAGGCCGACAGCAACCGGCTCGATGTGGGCCTGCTGGGCACCAAGTCTATTCTGAATGCATTGAGCGAAAACGGACATGCTGAACTGGCTTATAAACTTGCTTCAAGGGAAACCTTTCCTTCATGGGGCTGGTGGATCATGAATGGCGCCACTACTTTATACGAGAACTGGAAAATCGATGCAGGCAGCGACATCTCGCTCAATCATATTATGTTTGGCGAAATAGGCGCCTGGTTCTACAAAGCATTGGGTGGCATAAAACCAGACGCCAGCCAGCCGGGCTTTAAGAAAATAATCCTGCAACCGTATTTTATCTCCAACTTAAACCACGTAGACGTAAAACATGAATCGCCTTATGGCACTATTGTATCGTCGTGGAAAAGAACAGGGGACAAAATAACGTATCATGTGGTGATACCGCCTAATACTACGGCAACCCTCATCCTGAATAATAAGACCCGGCAACTGGAAGCAGGGACGTATACATTTGAGGTGAAATAA
- a CDS encoding glycoside hydrolase family 125 protein, with protein MKRRTFIQQSTLAGAGLFIGNMSSLAAPLQYPVVRTPADKRNFTSTAVENAIKEFQANVKQPELAWLFENCFPNTLDTTVFHTTQNGKPETYVITGDIDAMWLRDSSAQVWPYLAFMSQDKPLQQLIAGVINKQTTCILKDPFANAFYNDPEKKSEWEKDHTDMKAGVHERKWEIDSLCYPIRLAYHYWKLSGDTKPFDAQWQQAVKTIYATFRDQQRKTGNGSYKFQRTTPHSTDTQPMRGYGYPVKPVGLICSAFRPSDDATLFSFLVPSNFFAVVSMRQAAEMFTTIVKDTATAAQFNALAGEVEKALQQYAVVELKGYGKVYAYEVNGFGSYNLMDDANVPSLLGMPYLGAIKTSDPIYQNTRKLVLSADNPFFFKGTAGEGIGGPHVGQDMIWPMGIIMRGLTSTNDAEIKTCIQMLQKTHADTGFMHESFHKDDPKKFSRKWFAWANTLFGEFLWKTYKEKKQLLA; from the coding sequence ATGAAACGGAGGACCTTTATTCAACAATCTACCCTGGCAGGCGCTGGTTTATTTATAGGAAATATGAGTAGCCTGGCGGCCCCCCTTCAATATCCCGTAGTGCGTACCCCGGCTGACAAACGGAATTTTACCAGTACGGCAGTAGAAAATGCAATCAAAGAATTTCAGGCAAACGTAAAACAACCCGAACTGGCCTGGTTGTTTGAAAACTGTTTTCCCAATACACTCGACACTACCGTATTTCATACTACCCAAAATGGCAAACCCGAAACATATGTTATCACGGGTGACATCGATGCCATGTGGCTGCGCGACAGCAGCGCCCAGGTATGGCCGTATCTGGCGTTTATGTCGCAGGACAAACCCCTGCAGCAATTGATCGCGGGCGTTATCAACAAACAAACTACCTGCATCCTGAAAGATCCTTTTGCGAATGCATTCTATAACGATCCGGAGAAGAAAAGCGAATGGGAGAAAGACCATACCGATATGAAGGCCGGCGTGCATGAACGCAAATGGGAGATCGATTCCCTGTGTTATCCCATCCGCCTGGCTTATCACTATTGGAAACTCAGCGGCGATACAAAGCCCTTCGATGCACAATGGCAACAGGCCGTTAAAACCATCTATGCTACCTTCCGCGATCAGCAGCGCAAGACTGGCAATGGGTCCTATAAATTTCAGCGCACCACCCCGCACTCAACCGATACGCAACCCATGCGCGGTTATGGCTATCCGGTGAAACCAGTGGGTTTGATCTGCTCGGCTTTCAGGCCAAGTGACGATGCCACGCTGTTTTCCTTCCTGGTTCCCTCCAACTTCTTTGCAGTGGTCAGTATGCGGCAGGCAGCGGAAATGTTCACCACTATTGTAAAAGACACCGCCACGGCAGCACAGTTCAATGCGCTGGCCGGTGAAGTGGAAAAAGCATTACAACAATACGCCGTAGTGGAATTGAAAGGCTACGGAAAAGTATATGCCTACGAAGTAAATGGCTTTGGCAGCTACAACCTCATGGACGATGCCAATGTGCCCAGTCTGTTAGGCATGCCGTATCTCGGCGCTATAAAAACCTCGGATCCCATCTATCAGAATACCCGCAAACTGGTTTTGTCGGCCGACAACCCATTCTTCTTTAAAGGCACTGCCGGTGAAGGCATTGGCGGCCCGCACGTTGGACAGGATATGATCTGGCCCATGGGTATCATTATGCGCGGACTCACCAGCACCAATGATGCCGAGATCAAAACCTGTATTCAAATGCTGCAAAAGACCCACGCCGATACCGGGTTCATGCACGAATCATTTCATAAAGACGATCCCAAAAAGTTCAGCCGTAAATGGTTCGCCTGGGCGAATACCCTGTTCGGTGAGTTTTTGTGGAAGACTTATAAAGAAAAGAAACAGCTACTGGCTTAA
- a CDS encoding glycoside hydrolase family 76 protein codes for MNRILLITCAFTLLHGVAAFSQSTKINWAKAADSAQQALTTQFWSNSENYYLHNNSGNTTFDYWWNAHALDVLANGYARTKDPAYTARMSNLLKGIYNMNGSKWANKFYDDMEWLAIACLHAYDVTDDKKYKEVAQLLWDNIRQGWTNAHGGGIMWQSGTPDSKNACSNGPAIILAARLYKLNKNDLDLGWAKKIYEWQRTYLVDTSRGVVWDAFGNYTETGLYTYNQGTWLGAALELYTITKEDSYLQDAMKTGSYITSDQQKFAPNGILKDEGAGDGGLFKGIFISYLNQLTRSRDIPRATRTWYVQFLKTNGESLLTNATYRPDYVFGSDWRSQPHGPKTDGSIQLSACMLLEALVGL; via the coding sequence ATGAACCGGATCCTACTCATTACCTGTGCATTTACCCTGTTGCATGGAGTTGCCGCATTTTCCCAATCTACAAAGATCAACTGGGCAAAAGCTGCCGATAGCGCCCAGCAGGCGCTGACCACCCAGTTCTGGTCCAACAGCGAAAACTATTATCTGCACAACAACAGTGGCAATACCACTTTCGATTACTGGTGGAATGCCCATGCCCTGGATGTACTGGCCAATGGCTATGCCCGGACAAAAGATCCCGCCTACACGGCCCGCATGAGTAACCTGCTAAAGGGCATCTACAACATGAACGGCAGTAAATGGGCCAATAAATTCTACGACGATATGGAATGGCTGGCCATTGCCTGCCTGCACGCCTATGATGTTACCGATGATAAGAAATATAAAGAAGTAGCCCAGCTGCTGTGGGACAATATCCGCCAGGGCTGGACGAACGCACATGGCGGCGGTATCATGTGGCAATCCGGCACCCCCGATTCAAAAAATGCCTGCAGCAACGGCCCGGCAATTATTCTTGCCGCCAGGCTGTACAAACTCAATAAAAATGATCTGGACCTGGGCTGGGCAAAGAAGATCTACGAATGGCAGCGGACCTACCTGGTTGATACCAGCCGTGGCGTGGTATGGGATGCGTTTGGCAATTATACCGAAACGGGCCTTTATACTTACAACCAGGGTACCTGGCTGGGCGCAGCCCTTGAACTGTATACCATCACCAAAGAGGATAGCTATCTGCAGGATGCCATGAAAACCGGCAGCTACATAACAAGCGATCAGCAAAAGTTTGCACCCAATGGTATTCTGAAAGATGAAGGCGCAGGTGATGGCGGTTTGTTCAAAGGCATCTTCATCAGTTATCTCAATCAATTGACCCGGTCGCGGGATATCCCGCGTGCAACCCGCACCTGGTATGTTCAATTCCTGAAAACAAATGGAGAAAGTTTATTGACCAACGCTACTTACCGCCCGGATTATGTCTTTGGTTCCGATTGGCGCTCACAGCCTCATGGCCCAAAAACGGATGGCTCCATACAACTAAGCGCGTGTATGTTGCTGGAAGCATTAGTTGGTTTATAA
- a CDS encoding TetR/AcrR family transcriptional regulator, whose translation MFSKMTGDLQEDRRIQKTKQLLADSLGQLMREKEYDAITIQDIIDKANVGRSTFYAHYESKEKLLLHNINFQRELININSNDPQHCMGINLPYLFNHLAEYGPIVKAIHGTPIGYQVAEHFTAIVVSKIVGYYKRKPLPPAMEKQELQYRAEAVAGGIVRMVICWVMDGTPVPASKMIAHAQELLLRAFPPADTPPEKYFTKK comes from the coding sequence ATGTTCAGCAAAATGACAGGGGATTTGCAGGAAGACCGGCGCATTCAAAAGACAAAACAATTGCTGGCCGATTCACTGGGCCAGTTAATGCGGGAGAAGGAATATGATGCCATTACCATCCAGGACATTATTGACAAAGCCAATGTGGGGCGAAGTACTTTTTATGCTCATTATGAGAGTAAGGAAAAACTGTTGCTGCATAATATAAACTTTCAGCGGGAACTCATAAACATCAACAGCAACGATCCACAGCACTGTATGGGTATCAACCTGCCGTACCTGTTCAATCATTTGGCAGAATACGGCCCCATTGTAAAAGCAATACATGGTACGCCCATTGGTTACCAGGTAGCTGAACATTTTACGGCCATCGTGGTTAGTAAGATAGTTGGCTATTATAAGCGGAAGCCGCTGCCGCCCGCTATGGAAAAGCAGGAGTTGCAATACCGGGCGGAAGCGGTAGCGGGGGGAATTGTGCGGATGGTCATTTGCTGGGTAATGGACGGAACGCCGGTTCCGGCTTCAAAAATGATTGCCCATGCGCAGGAGCTTCTGTTGCGGGCTTTTCCGCCGGCCGATACCCCTCCCGAAAAATATTTTACAAAAAAGTAA
- a CDS encoding T9SS type A sorting domain-containing protein: MLLLAPCLTTKAQQGFYVPKKGKVYFSGDTATIFSNVVNQGKLGIDKKAVVNFKGKKWTNDADALITDEGNKGEDASGTGGALRFNGIDSGRQQLDGGYNAATRSGAAFDNLDIQNVYGVELTGSTTKVRNNLHFTAGNVYLQNNTLVIGDRSPGTITGYDSIHFIITGSSGTGLLVRENIRSRDNWVIFPIGTDDNAYTPAGIRSHSSQGDDYHARVNDGVKKDLFTGNELKEQGVNKTWELGKRNYPNSGDADIALQHLTADEGSLFSANRRYAYVSQYTGAGWDTSSPQVYPVPGMLTSATALAGSGVNTRTVGSNLSSASYFTKFTGKGDTAGAFTHVWLNGYRLDRSTVNVYWTTKPEVNIRYFVVERRLSNESAFKKRDSLPSKAVNGYSNSYLNYTLNDANNYTGISYYRLRLIDYNGDSMYSNTVAVGGKPGGYQLLLWPNPAARNFYVGVNGAASVKYVVIWNVLGQMIHRELVNDRNIIPMSLWLPGNYLVGFISNSGQLLETKKLVVTGD; this comes from the coding sequence TTGCTCCTGCTGGCGCCTTGTTTAACAACAAAGGCCCAGCAAGGTTTCTATGTCCCCAAAAAAGGAAAGGTTTATTTCTCCGGCGATACGGCAACCATCTTCTCCAATGTAGTGAACCAGGGAAAGCTGGGCATTGATAAAAAAGCCGTGGTAAACTTCAAAGGCAAAAAATGGACGAACGATGCCGATGCCCTCATTACCGATGAAGGCAATAAGGGCGAAGATGCATCAGGCACAGGCGGCGCACTCCGTTTTAATGGCATCGACAGCGGCCGGCAACAGCTCGATGGCGGTTACAATGCCGCTACCCGCAGCGGCGCCGCCTTTGACAACCTCGATATTCAAAATGTATATGGAGTTGAACTCACTGGCAGCACCACCAAAGTGCGGAACAATTTACACTTCACCGCAGGGAATGTATACCTGCAAAACAATACCCTGGTAATAGGGGATAGAAGTCCCGGTACCATAACCGGGTACGATTCCATTCACTTCATTATTACCGGCAGTTCCGGCACCGGATTGCTGGTGCGGGAAAATATCCGCAGCCGCGACAATTGGGTGATCTTCCCTATTGGTACGGATGATAATGCATATACCCCGGCAGGCATCAGAAGTCACTCTTCGCAAGGCGATGACTATCATGCACGGGTGAACGATGGTGTTAAAAAAGACCTGTTTACCGGGAACGAGCTGAAAGAACAGGGAGTGAACAAAACCTGGGAATTGGGAAAACGCAATTACCCCAATTCCGGAGACGCAGACATAGCCCTGCAACACCTCACGGCCGATGAAGGCAGTTTGTTCAGCGCCAACCGGCGGTACGCGTATGTGTCGCAGTACACCGGCGCCGGCTGGGACACTTCCTCTCCACAGGTATACCCGGTACCAGGCATGTTGACTTCAGCAACTGCCCTGGCGGGCAGCGGGGTGAACACCCGTACGGTCGGAAGCAACCTTTCATCAGCATCTTATTTCACCAAGTTCACGGGCAAAGGCGATACAGCCGGTGCATTTACACATGTATGGTTAAACGGGTATCGCCTGGACCGTAGCACGGTAAATGTTTACTGGACCACCAAACCCGAAGTGAACATCAGATACTTTGTAGTGGAACGCCGCCTCAGCAATGAGTCCGCATTTAAGAAGCGGGATTCGCTGCCCTCGAAGGCGGTTAATGGCTACAGCAATTCCTACCTGAATTATACCCTCAACGATGCCAACAACTATACCGGCATCAGCTATTACCGGTTGCGGTTGATTGATTACAATGGCGACAGCATGTACTCCAACACCGTGGCGGTGGGGGGCAAACCCGGCGGCTATCAGTTGCTGTTGTGGCCTAACCCAGCCGCGCGGAACTTCTACGTAGGGGTAAACGGCGCGGCCAGTGTTAAATATGTGGTTATCTGGAACGTGCTGGGGCAAATGATCCATCGCGAGCTGGTGAACGACCGCAACATTATCCCCATGAGCCTTTGGTTGCCCGGCAATTACCTGGTGGGTTTTATTTCAAACAGCGGTCAGCTGTTGGAAACGAAGAAGCTGGTAGTGACGGGGGATTGA
- a CDS encoding beta strand repeat-containing protein, with protein MRIYKWWMAMLIVALCTTEGFTQQLRLGISSTANIKSAVLELQSTNQGLLFTRIADTALINTLNPPDGMVVYFTPAKRLLLRASGAWQALASTTSIDTTNIPNFYLKVRNELSGGTGINYNNVTGVISNAGVTSLNGNTGALTMDTGYIPNFYQKVRGLFSAVAPITLSNGQIGITQATTSTNGYLSSTDWNTFNNKLSSIDTTNISNFYLKVRSRLSAGTGISYNNTTGVISNGGVTTLNGNTGALTMDTGYISNFYQKVRGLFSAGSGITYNSTTGVITAGGAGTNWALGGNTVGALKTIGTVDNYDLPFITNNTERMRISSTGNVGIGTATFDGTYPEKLLVHAGTTSSFNLINAKGAINNYLQLNIQNLSSGNTASSDVVATADNGSETTNFIDMGINSSSYGSTGILGGANNAYLYSAGNDFVIGNQTGNKNLIFFTGGSNAANERMRIDGYGRVGIGVTNATNPLVVKDTFEIRRTGTLSALLFTNTAGAGDFRIGGDGGDIFWQGGGGRNLQMGSYWTTVLMGDRQSSSFPALSSFTTLNTGVLIPAQRDASVPLAIQANSATQSANLTEWRNASGTVMDMVDETGSIAVGTSSFDASNPEKLLVDAGATSSFNVISGKGAINNYLQLNIQNRSSGTGASSDVVATADNGSETANFIDMGINSSQYTTSGMLGGADNAYLYSTGNDFVIGNSTSAKNLRFFTGGTATANERVRIDGNGKVGINTTTPAATLDVAGTYKLGSSGTALSNMIKTTFSITDNGAFGLGTTKVITATVSGATTGASVILNPRSQLPTAVAIAYSYVSSANTITIGFVCSQGVLSTSTLGTINFDVTVIQ; from the coding sequence ATGCGTATCTATAAATGGTGGATGGCAATGCTCATAGTAGCATTGTGCACCACGGAAGGCTTTACACAGCAGTTACGATTGGGGATCAGTTCCACGGCAAACATAAAATCTGCCGTGCTGGAATTGCAATCCACCAACCAGGGCTTGTTGTTTACCCGCATAGCAGATACGGCGCTGATCAATACGTTGAATCCGCCCGACGGCATGGTCGTATATTTTACACCGGCCAAACGTCTGTTGCTGCGGGCCAGCGGCGCCTGGCAGGCGCTTGCTTCCACCACCTCTATCGATACCACCAACATTCCTAATTTCTATTTGAAAGTAAGGAACGAGCTCAGCGGCGGAACCGGAATAAATTATAACAACGTTACGGGGGTAATAAGCAACGCCGGTGTAACCTCTTTAAATGGTAACACCGGCGCGCTTACCATGGATACCGGTTATATCCCTAACTTTTATCAGAAAGTACGCGGCCTGTTCAGCGCAGTTGCACCCATTACCCTTAGCAATGGACAAATCGGTATTACGCAGGCCACTACTTCAACAAATGGTTACCTCAGCAGTACCGACTGGAATACATTTAACAACAAACTCTCATCGATAGATACAACGAATATTTCCAATTTCTACCTTAAAGTTCGTAGCAGGCTTTCCGCCGGTACCGGTATTTCGTATAACAACACTACCGGCGTTATCAGCAATGGCGGTGTTACGACGTTGAATGGCAATACGGGGGCATTGACTATGGACACCGGCTACATCAGCAACTTCTATCAAAAAGTGCGCGGTCTGTTCAGCGCCGGTTCGGGTATTACCTATAATAGTACTACCGGGGTTATTACGGCGGGTGGCGCCGGCACAAACTGGGCGTTGGGCGGAAATACTGTCGGCGCCTTAAAAACAATCGGAACGGTTGATAATTATGATCTTCCTTTTATTACCAACAATACCGAACGGATGCGCATTTCCAGTACGGGTAATGTCGGCATTGGCACGGCTACATTCGATGGCACTTATCCCGAGAAATTGCTGGTGCATGCCGGAACAACATCCTCCTTTAACCTTATCAATGCAAAAGGCGCCATCAATAATTATTTGCAGTTGAATATTCAAAACCTTTCCTCAGGCAATACCGCCAGTTCCGATGTGGTGGCTACTGCCGATAATGGTTCTGAAACAACCAACTTTATTGATATGGGCATCAATTCAAGCAGCTACGGCAGTACCGGCATATTAGGCGGCGCCAACAATGCGTACCTGTACAGCGCCGGTAACGATTTTGTAATAGGTAATCAAACCGGCAATAAGAATTTAATTTTCTTTACCGGCGGAAGCAACGCTGCCAACGAACGGATGCGGATCGATGGCTATGGCAGGGTAGGTATTGGGGTTACCAACGCAACCAACCCGCTGGTGGTAAAAGACACCTTTGAGATCCGCCGTACCGGTACCTTGTCTGCTTTGCTTTTTACCAATACCGCCGGCGCTGGCGATTTTCGCATCGGCGGCGATGGTGGCGATATCTTTTGGCAGGGTGGTGGCGGGCGTAACCTGCAAATGGGTTCTTACTGGACAACCGTTTTAATGGGCGATCGCCAGTCCAGCAGCTTTCCTGCTTTATCTTCCTTTACTACGTTGAATACCGGGGTGCTGATTCCGGCGCAACGCGATGCCAGCGTGCCGTTGGCTATCCAGGCCAACTCTGCTACGCAATCGGCCAATTTAACCGAGTGGCGCAATGCATCGGGTACGGTGATGGATATGGTAGATGAAACGGGAAGTATAGCTGTTGGTACTTCTTCTTTTGATGCATCGAATCCGGAGAAATTACTGGTAGATGCCGGAGCTACTTCATCCTTCAATGTGATCAGTGGAAAAGGCGCTATCAACAACTACCTGCAATTAAATATTCAGAACCGGTCAAGCGGTACCGGAGCCAGTTCCGATGTGGTGGCCACGGCAGATAACGGTTCCGAAACGGCTAACTTTATTGATATGGGTATAAACTCCAGTCAATACACAACCAGTGGTATGCTGGGCGGCGCCGATAACGCCTACCTGTACAGTACCGGGAATGATTTTGTAATTGGGAACAGCACATCTGCCAAAAACCTGCGCTTTTTCACCGGAGGTACCGCCACTGCCAACGAGCGGGTACGCATAGATGGTAACGGTAAAGTAGGCATCAATACTACAACACCGGCTGCAACCCTCGATGTAGCGGGTACGTATAAATTAGGCAGTTCGGGAACAGCGCTGAGCAATATGATCAAAACCACCTTCAGCATCACCGACAATGGTGCTTTTGGCCTGGGTACAACAAAAGTAATTACAGCAACCGTAAGCGGCGCCACTACCGGAGCCTCCGTAATATTAAACCCGCGCAGTCAGTTACCAACAGCAGTAGCCATTGCCTATTCCTATGTGAGCTCAGCCAATACCATTACGATTGGTTTTGTCTGTTCGCAAGGGGTATTAAGCACGAGCACGTTGGGGACTATTAATTTTGATGTGACGGTGATTCAATAA
- a CDS encoding DUF1772 domain-containing protein → MLRKILLFITGMLLVLVTGVFWGTWFSLSRTMYTLPEETFVVIGKQIMQNVALGMSIMMPLGIAGIIILLFLAGRRKKAHCYWLLSSLILFTVALVITLFIEVPIDNQIKTWSAENPPQGWEAIRDRWQFYHTDRTFCSLAGMASFLMAVIKRYS, encoded by the coding sequence ATGCTACGAAAGATATTACTGTTCATAACCGGTATGTTACTGGTATTGGTGACCGGTGTTTTTTGGGGAACCTGGTTTTCACTGAGTAGAACTATGTATACTTTGCCGGAGGAAACCTTTGTAGTGATCGGTAAACAAATCATGCAGAACGTAGCCCTGGGTATGAGCATCATGATGCCGCTGGGCATTGCAGGTATTATTATATTGCTGTTCCTGGCAGGCAGAAGAAAGAAAGCCCATTGCTACTGGTTGTTGTCTTCATTGATCCTGTTTACGGTGGCATTGGTTATAACATTGTTTATTGAAGTTCCCATCGACAACCAGATAAAGACCTGGAGCGCTGAGAACCCGCCGCAAGGCTGGGAGGCCATCCGCGATCGCTGGCAGTTCTATCATACCGACCGCACTTTTTGCTCACTCGCCGGCATGGCCAGTTTCCTGATGGCTGTCATAAAAAGATATAGTTGA